A section of the Mycolicibacterium anyangense genome encodes:
- a CDS encoding RecQ family ATP-dependent DNA helicase, translated as MDRVAVLDLETTGLNRTKDFVTEIALVRLDGTTLVDLAVGIPDGIERPTPAKDDIVSFDQALRVLQAHLQDVDLVIGHNLLDFDLPFLLNAAERAGVEAVRFPRTADSMHLSLLVDVAMPNRGLADLAMACNISHDNPHRALPDAVATAAVVRELLASVDLSEPSWSLAVAVLETTGHALAMLLPPVTEVPDLSTLDRPADPLLEATGPPAPDAWSAVRGDFPVLHQQRGLLPRPAQEEMARGVAEVFDRGGRLAVEAPTGTGKSLAYLLPALGRASQAGRPVLVATATKALQNQLRADAARLHEDGLLRAPFRQIQGVGNYVCARELEGVLTDKDASGLALAVAVRTLATSPSGTWDDVTDYAISSSDAHYARTRVRLRTNSGGCDRRNCLWANVCPLMQQLVNLEKKPGVVSVNHALIASWIKLEQQGSRAPGDVLAEGRADLVFDEAHALEDSLTAAWTERVDALELEILVNSLANRSRLMRDIRTKTKGDQAVSDAMESIATASTQVRSTGKELAEAIDTYLHEYAGKADAVVLQAGVVNNRPEFRALRQAASSVRYWLIQLAKAVTGLRSSLAEIKKLSSAKQRLRGFSERLDNAIALLDAIGELPDSHLWVYRLAAEEDDPAAWTFERLPIHVFPEFKQQVVDRTHSTVLCSATLTVERHFDYLASRLGIQISPDADGEAFRALRLASPFDYQNQSIVVLTNHLPVPVPINEREFCEEMAADQAGFLSLSGGKTLTLFAARKRMEAVAHGVRTKSAELADRGVELLVQGELGRSQIAHRFRTEPGTVLYGLKSYWEGFDAPGDTLSYLFLEKPPYPHPNDPLVSARQRAIAERGGDPFREYVLPMTAMLFTQGFGRLIRSEKDRGAAFVCDRRLHSPTLAQRVILESLPEPTIHEAIDRDDAWTRAIEFVTGTPPDLSAAISFGRDDVTQLLENLRLVEGEDPTAKLTEAAEKLFGITKLHPKQLEVMRAIIEGRDVVAVLPTGFGKSLCFQLPALLAPEARATVVVSPLIALIKDQVNDLRGRRGIRPVQGITGTTSRAIQIEILRDTAKGQVRLLYVSPERLARDPILRGALGRQQLNRVVVDEAHCVSVWGHDFRPEFRQVPASVASFETRPPRAGLTATATPEVETDIAVALDMHEPIAIREPSDRPNLRFRVIRCSDERDRARELLRFVTWAGDKSGIIYVSKRALAEEIASLLRRAGHAARAYHAGMVPEQRDAVQEDFDSDTTRIIVATKAFGMGINKPNIGWVAHYDLPDSLDGYAQEAGRAARARDISGECVLLYTSSDLARRRRLIEAHGTKADAAMTQQLLAALWECPERGSSRVFNIDDMADKLGIDDDEINVHLAQLERVHAIEQGLDCSARGTVEVGFKDPSDEDERRLFRELFYQAHRARPNVRVQLDFQQMKDEHGHDPDQLEQQLINWSLDRLITFYSSKRLRRVRVLSRVAPQQSLESESAKWKWWQKRRLQAMIDYATNDSNCRRTVVGNHFGDTVMDCKSRDVEPCDVCSGEAAPWSALPDRMVPDPELLVNVELIVLQAIAWASRFRGGAYGEASLKAAVLGRESLGEGRPLGAGVLNCPQFGALRHVRGSERRWDEAVSKLIERGLVERRTAVREGSQSSYQSLTLTSAGWQSLGMTEPE; from the coding sequence ATGGACCGCGTGGCCGTGCTCGACCTGGAAACCACCGGTCTAAACCGCACAAAAGACTTCGTGACCGAAATTGCCCTCGTGCGCCTCGACGGCACGACGTTGGTCGACCTCGCAGTCGGCATACCTGACGGTATTGAGCGACCGACGCCGGCCAAGGACGACATCGTCTCATTCGACCAGGCACTGCGGGTGCTGCAGGCTCACCTGCAGGACGTTGACCTCGTGATCGGCCACAACCTGCTCGACTTCGATCTTCCATTTCTCCTAAATGCAGCTGAACGTGCCGGCGTCGAGGCGGTCAGATTCCCTCGCACCGCCGACAGCATGCACCTGTCGTTACTAGTTGATGTCGCGATGCCCAACCGCGGGCTCGCCGACCTCGCCATGGCGTGCAACATCAGCCACGACAATCCTCACCGAGCCCTCCCGGATGCCGTCGCAACCGCCGCAGTCGTGCGAGAACTGCTCGCCTCCGTGGACCTGAGTGAGCCCAGCTGGAGCCTCGCGGTCGCCGTACTTGAAACGACCGGCCACGCCCTCGCCATGCTTCTCCCTCCGGTGACCGAAGTGCCTGACCTGTCCACGCTTGACCGGCCTGCGGATCCGCTACTCGAGGCCACCGGCCCGCCAGCGCCTGACGCGTGGTCGGCGGTACGTGGTGACTTTCCGGTCTTGCATCAGCAACGGGGCCTGCTGCCCCGACCTGCCCAGGAGGAAATGGCGCGCGGCGTCGCAGAGGTCTTTGACCGCGGTGGCCGCCTGGCCGTCGAAGCGCCAACCGGAACCGGTAAGTCCCTCGCCTACCTGTTGCCTGCCCTCGGCCGCGCGTCCCAAGCAGGGCGGCCGGTCCTCGTGGCAACCGCGACAAAAGCGCTTCAGAACCAACTACGCGCAGACGCCGCCCGGCTCCATGAAGACGGCCTGCTGCGCGCACCGTTCCGACAGATCCAGGGAGTCGGCAATTATGTGTGCGCGAGGGAGCTTGAAGGCGTCCTGACCGACAAGGACGCTTCCGGACTGGCTCTGGCTGTTGCTGTTCGAACGTTGGCAACCTCGCCGTCGGGAACATGGGATGACGTCACCGACTACGCGATAAGTAGCTCCGATGCCCACTACGCCAGAACCCGCGTGCGCCTGCGTACGAACTCGGGAGGGTGCGACCGACGAAACTGCCTGTGGGCCAATGTGTGTCCATTGATGCAGCAGCTGGTGAATCTTGAGAAGAAGCCCGGCGTGGTATCTGTCAATCACGCACTGATCGCCAGCTGGATCAAACTCGAACAACAGGGCTCTCGAGCCCCTGGCGATGTGCTAGCCGAAGGTAGGGCCGACCTGGTCTTCGATGAGGCTCATGCACTTGAGGATTCGTTGACAGCCGCCTGGACCGAACGCGTCGACGCGCTCGAGCTGGAGATTCTTGTCAACAGCCTCGCGAACCGGTCCCGACTGATGCGAGACATCCGCACCAAGACCAAAGGCGACCAGGCCGTCAGCGACGCCATGGAGTCGATCGCGACAGCATCTACCCAAGTCCGATCGACCGGTAAGGAACTGGCCGAGGCAATCGACACATATCTCCATGAGTACGCCGGTAAAGCCGACGCCGTGGTCCTGCAGGCGGGAGTGGTCAACAACCGCCCTGAGTTCAGGGCTTTGCGCCAAGCTGCGTCGAGCGTCCGATATTGGCTTATCCAGCTCGCCAAAGCGGTTACCGGACTTCGAAGTTCACTGGCGGAGATAAAGAAACTCTCCTCGGCCAAGCAGCGACTCCGCGGGTTCTCCGAACGCCTCGACAACGCCATCGCTCTTCTGGACGCGATTGGCGAACTCCCCGATAGTCATCTCTGGGTCTACCGCCTCGCCGCCGAAGAAGACGATCCAGCAGCATGGACGTTCGAGCGTCTGCCCATCCACGTCTTTCCTGAGTTCAAGCAACAGGTGGTCGATCGCACCCACTCCACCGTCCTTTGCTCAGCGACGCTAACGGTGGAGCGCCACTTCGACTACCTCGCCTCCCGGCTCGGTATCCAGATCAGTCCCGACGCCGACGGTGAGGCATTTCGAGCACTGCGTCTCGCCTCCCCGTTCGACTACCAGAACCAGTCGATCGTGGTGCTTACCAACCACCTACCCGTACCCGTGCCGATCAACGAGCGTGAGTTCTGCGAGGAAATGGCAGCCGACCAAGCTGGCTTTCTGTCGTTGTCCGGCGGAAAGACGCTGACGCTCTTTGCCGCCCGAAAACGTATGGAGGCCGTCGCGCACGGTGTCCGCACAAAGTCAGCCGAACTCGCCGACCGCGGGGTCGAGTTACTCGTCCAGGGTGAATTGGGCCGCTCGCAGATCGCTCACCGCTTCCGCACAGAACCCGGCACTGTGCTTTATGGTCTCAAATCGTACTGGGAGGGCTTTGACGCACCCGGCGACACACTCTCGTACTTGTTCCTTGAGAAGCCGCCCTATCCCCATCCGAATGACCCCCTGGTATCCGCTCGCCAGCGCGCCATAGCGGAGCGCGGCGGTGACCCGTTCCGTGAGTACGTCCTTCCGATGACGGCCATGCTCTTCACCCAAGGGTTTGGTCGACTCATTCGCTCTGAGAAGGACAGAGGCGCGGCGTTTGTGTGTGACCGTCGTCTGCACTCACCGACTCTGGCTCAACGAGTGATCCTCGAATCGCTGCCGGAGCCGACGATCCACGAGGCAATCGACAGGGATGACGCGTGGACCCGCGCCATCGAGTTTGTCACGGGCACACCACCCGACCTCTCCGCCGCAATCTCCTTCGGCCGTGATGACGTCACCCAACTTCTTGAGAACCTCAGACTCGTCGAGGGCGAAGACCCCACCGCGAAACTCACCGAGGCCGCAGAGAAGTTGTTTGGGATCACCAAACTTCACCCCAAACAACTTGAAGTGATGCGAGCGATCATCGAAGGAAGGGATGTCGTAGCGGTGCTACCGACCGGCTTCGGTAAGTCGCTGTGCTTCCAACTTCCCGCGCTACTCGCCCCCGAGGCTCGGGCTACCGTCGTCGTGTCCCCCTTGATCGCCTTGATCAAAGATCAGGTCAACGACTTGCGTGGTCGGCGCGGTATCAGACCTGTTCAAGGCATCACAGGGACAACATCGCGGGCGATTCAGATCGAAATTCTGCGCGATACAGCCAAAGGTCAAGTGCGGCTTCTGTATGTATCACCCGAGCGATTGGCGCGCGATCCAATCTTACGCGGGGCTCTAGGTCGCCAGCAGCTCAATCGCGTCGTGGTTGACGAGGCTCACTGCGTCTCCGTCTGGGGACATGACTTTCGGCCGGAGTTCCGCCAGGTTCCCGCCTCCGTCGCGTCGTTTGAGACCCGTCCGCCACGTGCAGGGCTTACGGCGACAGCCACACCTGAGGTCGAAACGGACATCGCGGTCGCGTTGGACATGCATGAGCCCATCGCCATCCGCGAGCCAAGTGATCGGCCCAACCTTCGATTCCGGGTGATCAGGTGTTCAGACGAGCGAGATCGAGCCCGGGAACTACTACGCTTTGTGACGTGGGCAGGAGATAAGTCGGGGATCATCTACGTCTCCAAACGCGCGCTCGCGGAGGAGATCGCCTCGCTGCTACGACGCGCCGGCCATGCGGCGCGCGCCTACCACGCGGGCATGGTTCCCGAACAGCGCGATGCCGTTCAGGAAGACTTCGATTCCGACACAACACGAATCATCGTCGCCACCAAAGCATTCGGAATGGGTATCAACAAGCCGAATATCGGATGGGTCGCCCATTACGACCTCCCAGACTCTCTAGACGGGTACGCCCAGGAAGCAGGTCGAGCCGCTCGTGCGCGCGACATCTCCGGTGAATGCGTATTGCTGTACACGAGCTCCGACCTTGCACGCCGTCGTCGGCTCATCGAGGCACACGGAACCAAGGCCGACGCGGCAATGACACAACAGCTCCTGGCCGCGCTGTGGGAGTGTCCCGAACGTGGCAGCAGCCGTGTCTTCAACATCGATGACATGGCCGACAAACTCGGAATCGACGATGATGAGATCAACGTGCATCTGGCCCAATTGGAACGCGTGCACGCCATCGAACAGGGTTTGGACTGCTCGGCGAGGGGAACAGTCGAAGTCGGCTTTAAGGATCCCAGCGATGAAGACGAACGCCGGCTATTCCGTGAGCTCTTCTACCAGGCGCACCGAGCTCGGCCGAACGTACGGGTTCAGCTCGACTTTCAGCAAATGAAGGACGAACACGGCCACGACCCGGACCAGCTCGAGCAGCAGCTCATCAACTGGTCGCTGGACCGCCTGATTACGTTCTACAGTTCAAAAAGACTGCGTCGCGTACGCGTACTGTCGCGCGTCGCGCCTCAGCAGTCACTGGAAAGTGAGTCTGCTAAATGGAAGTGGTGGCAGAAGCGGCGTCTCCAGGCAATGATCGATTACGCGACCAACGACTCTAACTGCCGCCGAACTGTAGTCGGAAACCACTTCGGCGACACCGTCATGGATTGCAAGAGCAGAGATGTCGAACCGTGCGACGTGTGCAGCGGCGAGGCGGCACCTTGGTCCGCTCTTCCCGACCGGATGGTGCCCGATCCCGAGTTGCTGGTCAATGTCGAACTTATTGTCCTTCAGGCGATCGCGTGGGCGTCCCGATTTCGTGGCGGCGCGTACGGCGAAGCCAGTCTCAAGGCAGCAGTTCTTGGGCGTGAATCACTGGGCGAGGGACGTCCGCTTGGTGCCGGCGTGTTGAACTGCCCTCAGTTTGGTGCTCTGCGCCACGTCCGCGGTAGCGAACGCCGCTGGGACGAAGCCGTGAGCAAGCTCATCGAGAGAGGCCTCGTCGAACGTCGAACTGCCGTCCGCGAAGGATCCCAGTCCTCCTACCAGTCCCTCACCCTGACATCTGCCGGCTGGCAATCACTTGGCATGACGGAGCCAGAATGA